One genomic window of Candidatus Pseudobacter hemicellulosilyticus includes the following:
- a CDS encoding Crp/Fnr family transcriptional regulator, whose product MALRKTNSQTPLLEDFLNAIHPLSAPAMDYIRQQVETVKVPKNTILVKSGEHCQYLYYIHLGVIRSFLKESGKEITTWVDVEGEISTSIRGLCYRAPSLETLQTLEPCELSLFSYEHLDYLYEHFNEANILGRKFLEASYVASEERAYLTRIPNAKKKYQHLLNTRPEMINRIALTYVASFLGMTLETLSRIRSAAYKKKPAETGQ is encoded by the coding sequence ATGGCTCTCCGCAAAACTAACAGCCAGACTCCTTTATTGGAGGATTTTCTGAATGCTATCCATCCTTTATCAGCACCTGCCATGGACTATATCCGGCAGCAGGTGGAGACCGTAAAGGTCCCCAAGAATACTATCCTGGTAAAGTCGGGTGAGCATTGCCAGTACCTGTATTATATTCACCTGGGGGTAATCCGCTCTTTTCTCAAAGAAAGCGGCAAAGAGATCACAACCTGGGTAGATGTGGAAGGGGAGATCTCCACTTCCATCCGGGGGCTTTGTTACCGGGCGCCTTCCCTGGAGACGCTGCAGACCCTGGAGCCCTGCGAGCTGAGCCTGTTCTCCTACGAGCACCTCGACTATTTATACGAGCACTTCAATGAAGCCAATATTCTGGGCCGGAAATTCCTGGAAGCCAGTTATGTAGCCTCGGAAGAAAGGGCTTACCTGACCCGCATCCCCAATGCAAAGAAAAAATACCAGCACCTGCTCAACACCCGCCCTGAAATGATCAACAGGATCGCGCTTACCTACGTGGCCTCTTTCCTGGGCATGACCCTGGAGACCCTGAGCCGGATACGCAGTGCAGCTTATAAAAAGAAGCCGGCGGAGACAGGACAATAG
- a CDS encoding TonB-dependent receptor plug domain-containing protein has product MQLTVVDEKGNTREGIAVKNRAAKLYGYTDRQGILSVELANGPHTFMFYEEGILVLDTTITIHCDSLQQFRFVINGKWNRAAQLEEVSVYSRTAKQLMDISPFSVQAIDLQKEYNKGGDVSEVLNRASGIILRTDGNIGAPVQVNLGGLQGKAVRIFKDGIPVELFGHGFSLGTIPLNMLERVEIYKGVMPLYLASDALGGGINLVSRQESKKTLELSYEVASFNTHRITGNGLWHSKDRKWYIGANSSFNYSDNDYKVNVPVYAEGTGVRIFKDLPRFHDAVRTYYAEAFAGIRNRKWVDDLRFTLVASSFYKEIQHDGIMDKVYGGPHSKEQNITGLLNYRKSFLKNRLKVNVLAVYSLFNTKFTDTSTVRYGWDGQLLGTGLRPGEINLGNLQQIDYKFFSSRLNLSYRLSPDHVLDLSGLYYQQDRKGSDPLGAITAVEKIDVLTVPAVYRKSNIGLGLRSEWFNKRVESIIALKHYYFYTKGYTTDNFGLGWQSSVSNNQPGYLAGLRWNNEQFMAKLSYEYANRLPDENEIFGDGLMTKENMSLKPEKSHNVNLNGQYTLESEKHTLTLSAGLFYRKVKDIIFLQLDIPFNRYINYERSEIKGFEVEANYTPYKLFDLGFNVTYQDIRRVDIEESMFRFLEGSRIPNVPYLFGNTWLRKEFNSLLSKNDRVELNWNAHYTHRFFLYAIPKQAEPTLFGPIEKVQTSMLIPNDSRVGQFSHNVGLYYHFPNKRLSLSAECRNLSNVKLYDNFNIQKPGRSFHLKFVFQFLNQNIK; this is encoded by the coding sequence GTGCAATTGACGGTAGTGGATGAAAAGGGAAATACAAGGGAAGGGATAGCAGTGAAAAACAGGGCCGCGAAACTTTACGGATACACGGACAGGCAGGGCATCCTTTCAGTAGAACTGGCCAATGGTCCACACACCTTTATGTTTTACGAAGAAGGTATCCTGGTATTGGATACCACGATCACAATACACTGCGATAGCCTGCAACAGTTCAGGTTTGTCATAAACGGGAAATGGAACAGGGCGGCCCAACTGGAAGAAGTAAGCGTATATTCCAGAACGGCAAAGCAGCTGATGGATATATCCCCATTCTCCGTTCAGGCGATAGACCTGCAAAAAGAGTATAATAAAGGCGGGGATGTAAGTGAGGTGCTGAACAGGGCATCCGGGATCATCTTGCGTACCGATGGAAATATAGGCGCTCCCGTACAGGTTAATTTGGGTGGATTGCAGGGGAAAGCGGTCCGGATCTTTAAGGACGGCATACCTGTTGAATTGTTTGGTCATGGGTTCAGCCTGGGCACTATTCCATTGAATATGCTTGAACGGGTTGAGATCTATAAAGGGGTAATGCCCCTCTACCTGGCTTCAGATGCGCTCGGTGGCGGCATTAACCTGGTATCCCGGCAGGAAAGTAAAAAAACGCTGGAGCTGTCTTATGAAGTAGCCTCCTTCAATACACACCGGATCACCGGGAATGGATTATGGCATAGTAAAGACCGGAAATGGTATATCGGCGCCAACAGTTCTTTCAATTACTCGGACAACGATTATAAAGTGAACGTCCCGGTGTATGCCGAAGGGACCGGTGTAAGGATATTTAAAGACCTGCCGCGTTTCCACGATGCTGTCCGGACCTATTATGCAGAGGCTTTTGCAGGGATCCGTAACCGGAAATGGGTGGACGATCTGCGGTTCACGCTCGTAGCGTCTTCCTTTTACAAGGAGATACAGCATGACGGCATTATGGATAAAGTGTACGGCGGGCCGCATTCAAAAGAGCAGAATATTACCGGGCTGCTCAATTACAGGAAGTCGTTCCTGAAAAACAGGCTGAAAGTCAACGTCCTGGCCGTCTACAGCCTGTTCAATACAAAATTCACGGATACTTCCACTGTAAGATATGGATGGGACGGTCAGCTTCTCGGGACCGGCTTGCGTCCGGGGGAGATCAACCTTGGCAACCTTCAGCAAATAGATTATAAGTTCTTTTCATCGCGGTTGAACCTATCGTACAGGTTGAGCCCGGATCATGTCCTTGATCTTAGCGGGTTATATTATCAGCAGGACAGGAAGGGCAGTGATCCGCTGGGAGCTATTACTGCAGTGGAGAAGATTGATGTACTCACTGTGCCTGCGGTTTACCGGAAAAGCAATATTGGCCTGGGCCTGCGCTCGGAATGGTTCAATAAAAGGGTGGAAAGCATTATCGCCCTGAAGCATTATTATTTTTATACAAAGGGATATACCACGGATAATTTCGGACTGGGCTGGCAGTCCTCCGTCTCCAATAACCAGCCCGGTTACCTGGCCGGCCTGCGCTGGAACAATGAGCAGTTTATGGCAAAGCTGTCCTATGAATATGCCAACAGGCTGCCGGACGAAAATGAAATATTCGGTGACGGGCTCATGACCAAAGAGAATATGAGTCTTAAACCGGAGAAGAGCCACAATGTCAACCTCAACGGGCAATATACGCTGGAAAGCGAAAAGCATACACTGACCCTTTCTGCCGGGCTTTTTTACAGGAAAGTAAAAGATATCATCTTCCTGCAGCTGGATATCCCTTTCAACAGGTATATCAACTATGAGCGGTCGGAAATAAAAGGATTTGAAGTAGAAGCAAATTATACCCCCTACAAATTGTTTGACCTTGGCTTTAATGTTACTTACCAGGACATCCGGCGGGTAGATATTGAAGAATCCATGTTCCGCTTCCTGGAAGGCTCACGTATTCCCAATGTTCCCTATTTATTTGGTAATACCTGGCTGCGCAAAGAGTTCAACAGCCTGCTGTCAAAGAACGATCGCGTAGAGCTGAACTGGAATGCGCATTATACGCACCGGTTTTTCCTGTACGCCATTCCCAAACAGGCGGAACCCACTTTGTTTGGCCCCATTGAAAAGGTACAGACCTCCATGCTTATTCCCAATGACAGCAGGGTAGGGCAGTTCTCACACAATGTCGGGTTGTACTATCATTTCCCCAATAAGCGGTTGTCCCTGTCTGCCGAGTGCCGGAACCTGAGCAATGTAAAACTGTACGACAATTTCAATATTCAAAAACCTGGACGATCGTTCCATCTCAAATTCGTATTCCAGTTCTTAAATCAAAACATAAAATAG
- a CDS encoding efflux RND transporter permease subunit, which translates to MVRYFIQRPVAVFMVFAALLIAGLLLIRKVPVSLLPNVDVPQIIVQVSYPNTAAPVMEQQIIAPIRESLGRLGSLNAVESQSANHSGIIQLTFDYGTRMDLAYIEVNERLDKITQSMPRDMQRPLVMRVNTADIPIVRIQVIPKDEGAYDGISRLTEAVLKRRIEQIDGVSLVDINGLQQQVLAVIPDKEALAALNLDEGAVAASIENANRELGGLQVKDGQYQYFVKLANVLEDEAAIAALPLLLQDGSVIQLGRVARVIPEKVPPAGYHLYNGKECFVITVQKQASSRMNELVPRIREAVDQFARDYPQVAFALSQDQTFLLDAGISNLEQDLIYGGIFTALLLFLFLGNWASPSLMSISIPLSLIITFLFFYLFDISFNIISLSGLALGVGMVIDNSIVVIDNITRKRSQGLDMLECSVQGTNEVIAPVISQVLTTIAVYAPLILLSGIAGLLVFDQAIGLTICLCVSLLVAFVLAPLLYRIFLTTHPDKLKKDTRLYAWVAKGYHRMIGHILRRKLLYFLATLLIMPAGIWLAARIPVSALPEIEKKESLVLLDWNDPIDARENLRRVKELLSGIPAVYQEVEADIGIKQFLLQQGNNTIQKAEIYIACEQERQKVATDAAIRKWLRERYPLAGIRIIDAPNAFTQLFSKEDAYFEARFKPLATGGDHPGHWDQLTGSLQQLPDTGFVPGEGFVREQSVTVLLDYDKMNTYGVTRKAIEEVLQQQFGVYTISQIKRYGAIQTVRLVSASTTVEARLMTAVKGRNGNRYALHQFVALVNDQQTKFITADRSGPYRAIVFDRQVKHIPELEQAISRLAMEQGFSVSFAGSYYSDQEQLQQLWFILLLVLLLLYFILAIQYESLVQPVIVMLTIPLGITGGMLLLWLTGGTLDVMAAIGFIVILGLIVDDPILKIETLNRLEKKYFEQGLLHDDRLLEKMIHEAGDTCLKPLLMVSLTTSIALVPVLFVSGIGNDLQKPLAIVIIGGLTIGTFFTTWFIPLAYWYVTKLKIKRSHTR; encoded by the coding sequence ATGGTCAGGTATTTTATTCAGCGTCCTGTTGCTGTGTTCATGGTCTTTGCCGCTTTGCTGATTGCCGGATTGCTGCTGATCCGTAAAGTGCCGGTTTCGCTGTTGCCTAATGTGGATGTGCCACAGATAATAGTGCAGGTAAGCTATCCCAATACCGCAGCCCCGGTGATGGAGCAGCAGATCATTGCTCCTATCAGGGAAAGCCTTGGCCGTCTTGGCTCCCTGAATGCAGTGGAAAGCCAGTCGGCCAATCATTCCGGGATCATACAGCTGACCTTTGACTATGGGACCCGGATGGACCTGGCCTATATTGAAGTGAATGAAAGGCTGGATAAAATTACGCAGTCAATGCCGCGGGATATGCAACGTCCCCTGGTGATGCGTGTCAATACCGCTGATATACCTATCGTCCGGATCCAGGTGATACCCAAAGACGAAGGGGCCTATGACGGTATCTCCAGGCTGACAGAAGCAGTATTAAAGCGCCGGATTGAACAGATAGACGGCGTTTCGCTGGTGGATATAAATGGTTTGCAGCAGCAGGTACTGGCTGTTATCCCGGATAAGGAGGCGCTGGCAGCCCTGAACCTGGACGAGGGGGCGGTTGCAGCCAGCATCGAAAATGCCAACAGGGAGCTGGGCGGCTTACAGGTAAAAGACGGGCAATACCAGTATTTTGTAAAGCTGGCCAATGTGCTGGAAGATGAAGCGGCCATTGCCGCACTACCTCTTTTGCTGCAGGATGGATCTGTCATTCAACTGGGCCGGGTAGCCCGGGTTATACCGGAGAAAGTACCGCCGGCCGGCTATCACTTATATAATGGGAAGGAATGTTTTGTGATTACCGTGCAAAAGCAGGCCTCCAGCAGGATGAATGAGCTGGTGCCCCGTATCCGCGAGGCCGTTGACCAGTTTGCCAGGGATTATCCGCAGGTGGCATTTGCACTTAGCCAGGATCAGACCTTTTTACTGGATGCCGGTATCAGCAACCTGGAGCAGGACCTTATTTATGGCGGTATCTTCACCGCTTTGTTGTTGTTCCTTTTTTTAGGTAACTGGGCTTCTCCCAGCCTGATGAGCATCAGCATTCCACTGTCCTTAATTATTACATTCCTCTTCTTTTACCTTTTTGATATATCCTTTAACATTATTTCACTCTCCGGTCTTGCACTCGGCGTGGGGATGGTCATTGATAATTCTATTGTTGTCATAGATAATATCACCAGGAAACGATCGCAGGGGCTGGATATGCTGGAATGCAGCGTTCAGGGAACCAATGAAGTGATAGCCCCGGTGATCAGCCAGGTGCTGACCACTATTGCCGTATATGCTCCATTGATCCTGTTGAGCGGCATTGCCGGTCTGCTGGTCTTTGATCAGGCAATAGGGCTTACCATCTGTCTCTGCGTATCCCTGCTGGTTGCGTTTGTGCTGGCGCCGCTGCTGTACAGGATATTCCTGACAACACATCCAGATAAGCTGAAAAAGGATACAAGATTGTATGCCTGGGTGGCAAAAGGCTACCACCGGATGATTGGCCATATCCTTCGTCGGAAGCTGCTTTATTTCCTGGCGACCCTGCTGATCATGCCGGCAGGTATCTGGCTGGCTGCCCGTATCCCGGTAAGCGCTTTACCTGAAATAGAAAAAAAGGAAAGCCTGGTCCTGTTGGACTGGAATGATCCTATTGATGCGCGGGAGAACCTGCGCAGGGTAAAAGAACTGCTGTCTGGCATTCCTGCTGTTTACCAGGAAGTGGAAGCAGATATTGGCATCAAACAGTTCCTGCTGCAACAGGGAAACAATACCATTCAGAAAGCGGAAATATATATAGCCTGTGAACAGGAGCGGCAGAAAGTAGCCACAGATGCCGCCATCCGGAAATGGCTGCGGGAAAGATATCCTCTGGCTGGTATCAGGATCATTGATGCGCCCAATGCTTTTACGCAGTTGTTCAGTAAGGAGGACGCTTATTTTGAGGCCAGGTTTAAGCCGCTGGCAACCGGGGGAGACCACCCCGGTCATTGGGATCAGTTAACGGGGTCATTGCAGCAGCTGCCGGATACTGGTTTTGTGCCCGGGGAGGGTTTTGTCCGGGAACAAAGTGTTACGGTGCTGCTGGACTATGATAAGATGAATACCTATGGCGTTACACGCAAAGCAATAGAGGAAGTATTGCAGCAGCAGTTTGGCGTGTATACTATTTCCCAGATAAAAAGGTATGGAGCTATTCAGACTGTCCGGCTGGTCTCCGCCAGTACAACTGTTGAAGCCAGGCTGATGACAGCGGTGAAGGGGAGGAATGGCAATCGCTACGCGTTGCACCAGTTTGTTGCACTGGTCAATGATCAGCAGACAAAATTTATTACGGCGGATAGGTCGGGCCCCTACCGGGCAATTGTATTTGACCGGCAGGTAAAGCATATCCCTGAACTGGAACAGGCCATCAGCCGGTTGGCAATGGAGCAGGGCTTCTCCGTCAGTTTTGCCGGCAGTTATTATAGCGACCAGGAGCAGTTGCAACAGCTCTGGTTCATCCTGCTACTTGTATTGCTGCTCCTGTATTTTATCCTGGCCATCCAGTATGAAAGCCTGGTACAGCCGGTTATTGTTATGCTGACCATACCGCTTGGCATTACAGGTGGCATGTTGCTGTTATGGCTTACAGGCGGGACGCTGGATGTAATGGCGGCCATCGGCTTTATTGTGATCCTGGGATTGATCGTGGACGATCCTATCCTGAAAATTGAAACCCTGAACAGGCTGGAGAAAAAATACTTTGAACAGGGCCTGTTGCACGATGACCGCCTGCTGGAAAAAATGATACATGAAGCAGGGGATACCTGCCTGAAACCCTTGCTGATGGTGTCCCTGACCACCAGCATTGCCCTGGTCCCGGTATTATTTGTTTCGGGCATTGGCAATGATCTCCAAAAACCGCTGGCCATTGTCATTATCGGGGGATTGACCATCGGCACCTTTTTTACCACCTGGTTCATCCCGCTGGCCTACTGGTATGTAACTAAACTGAAAATAAAACGCAGCCATACCCGCTAA
- a CDS encoding AraC family transcriptional regulator, translated as MAYKLLGTDFEDFPTYEKGNRHFIKTPKGLLSFEQQRLREDLYIFQSHYQMSDDVSISGKGEQSLLEIRLNLSAADIHFNSQSRQQVAKAAYGNIAFLAAEDNQADIHFRKNTSYKTFDVHIPLTLLDKYAGESELLDAFLNNIHQGRSSMLANEGVPIDGELLKTIHDIRHCKFEGLTRRIFVESKVYELIALLHQGLSTIPRVKLSKPDLDSIHQAAYLIKENLGKPLTILDLAKQVGINQTKLKEGFKEVFGNTIFGYLQQIRMNEARAYLLNTDLSILQISNLVGYQHMSNFSAAFKNIYGISPLKIRGY; from the coding sequence ATGGCGTACAAACTGTTAGGAACTGATTTTGAAGACTTTCCCACTTACGAAAAAGGGAACAGGCACTTTATTAAAACGCCTAAGGGACTGCTTAGCTTTGAGCAGCAGCGTCTCCGGGAAGACTTGTATATATTTCAGTCGCACTATCAAATGAGTGACGACGTCAGTATTTCTGGCAAAGGCGAACAATCCTTACTGGAGATCCGGCTCAACCTGTCTGCCGCCGATATTCATTTCAACAGCCAATCCAGGCAACAGGTAGCCAAAGCAGCATATGGGAATATCGCCTTCCTGGCAGCTGAGGACAACCAGGCCGATATTCATTTCCGGAAAAACACCTCGTACAAGACATTTGATGTCCATATTCCACTGACGCTATTGGATAAATACGCCGGCGAATCGGAACTACTGGATGCCTTTCTCAACAATATCCACCAGGGCAGGAGCAGTATGCTGGCCAATGAAGGAGTGCCTATAGATGGCGAGCTGCTAAAAACCATTCACGATATCCGGCATTGTAAGTTTGAAGGGCTCACCCGCAGGATCTTTGTAGAATCCAAGGTCTATGAATTAATAGCACTGCTGCACCAGGGATTAAGTACAATCCCAAGAGTTAAATTAAGTAAACCGGACCTGGACAGTATCCACCAGGCAGCTTACCTGATCAAAGAGAACCTGGGAAAACCTTTAACGATACTGGACCTGGCCAAGCAGGTTGGCATCAACCAGACAAAGCTGAAAGAAGGATTTAAGGAGGTATTCGGCAATACGATATTCGGCTACCTGCAGCAGATCCGGATGAACGAAGCAAGGGCTTACCTGCTCAATACAGACCTGTCCATACTGCAGATCAGCAACCTGGTAGGGTACCAGCACATGTCCAATTTCAGTGCTGCATTCAAAAATATCTACGGTATTTCTCCGCTGAAGATCAGGGGATATTAG
- a CDS encoding sodium/solute symporter (Members of the Solute:Sodium Symporter (SSS), TC 2.A.21 as described in tcdb.org, catalyze solute:Na+ symport. Known solutes for members of the family include sugars, amino acids, nucleosides, inositols, vitamins, urea or anions, depending on the system.): MLQFDWIIVLLYFLLVGLYGVWIYRRKKQAEASSADFFLAEGSLSWWAIGASLIASNISAEQMTGMTGSGFQLGLAISSYEWMAALTLIIVAVFFMPVYLKNKIFTMPQFLHQRYNSKVALIMAVFWLLLYIVVNLLSILYLGAVAISGITGWDFTLCVFILAIFSIFIALGGMKVVGYTSAIQVFFLVVSGFIALYISLNMIGGEDGGMIKGFSILRTEATDHFHMIFDKESPFYADLPGISVLVGGLWIANLNYWGCNQYITQRALGASLPVARKGILFAAFLKMLMPVIIVIPGIAIYYLYTHNMIDSSLMNISKDGQVIADSNKAYPALLKLLPGGVKGVTVAAFAATVIASLAAKVNSISTIFTLDIYKKVYNSEASEAKLVSIGKWAIVISTLMGILLTLGLGDMLMGEGKQGFQYIQEYTGFVSPGIFAMFLLGFFWKKSTSNAALFATIGGFLFSVILKFLPGLVNLEFLHPIGFAVENAKGVFEIPFLDRMAIVFILCMLGMYIISMVEHKKGVKTNGLEIDPKMFRTSTGFAVGALIIIGLLVALYTAFW, from the coding sequence ATGTTACAATTTGACTGGATCATAGTCCTCCTCTACTTCCTGCTGGTGGGCCTGTATGGAGTCTGGATCTACAGACGCAAGAAGCAGGCGGAGGCCAGTTCTGCTGATTTCTTCCTGGCAGAAGGCTCGCTCAGCTGGTGGGCTATCGGTGCATCGCTGATCGCATCGAATATCTCGGCCGAGCAAATGACCGGTATGACCGGCTCAGGTTTTCAACTCGGTCTGGCCATCTCCTCCTACGAATGGATGGCAGCCCTGACCCTCATCATCGTGGCGGTGTTCTTCATGCCTGTGTACCTGAAGAACAAGATCTTTACCATGCCGCAATTCCTGCACCAGCGCTATAACAGCAAGGTAGCGCTGATCATGGCGGTCTTCTGGCTGCTGTTGTATATTGTGGTTAACCTGCTGTCTATCCTGTACTTAGGCGCTGTGGCCATTTCTGGTATTACGGGCTGGGATTTTACCCTTTGCGTATTCATTCTGGCCATCTTCTCCATATTTATCGCCCTGGGCGGTATGAAGGTAGTGGGCTACACGTCCGCCATACAGGTATTCTTCCTGGTAGTGAGCGGCTTCATCGCCCTGTACATCTCCCTCAACATGATCGGTGGGGAAGACGGGGGCATGATCAAAGGGTTTTCTATCCTGCGTACGGAAGCAACCGACCATTTCCACATGATCTTTGATAAGGAAAGCCCCTTCTATGCTGACCTTCCGGGTATCAGTGTGCTGGTAGGTGGTCTCTGGATCGCCAACCTGAACTATTGGGGCTGTAACCAGTATATCACCCAGCGCGCTCTCGGCGCCAGCCTGCCTGTGGCCAGGAAAGGTATCCTGTTTGCCGCCTTCCTGAAAATGCTGATGCCGGTCATCATCGTTATCCCTGGTATTGCCATCTATTACCTGTACACCCATAACATGATCGACAGTTCCCTGATGAATATCTCCAAGGACGGACAGGTGATTGCCGATAGTAACAAAGCTTACCCGGCGCTGCTGAAACTGCTGCCCGGTGGTGTTAAAGGGGTTACGGTTGCGGCCTTTGCCGCTACGGTGATTGCTTCCCTGGCCGCCAAAGTGAACAGTATCAGCACCATTTTCACGCTGGATATCTATAAAAAGGTGTACAATAGCGAAGCCAGTGAAGCTAAGCTGGTCAGCATCGGGAAATGGGCTATCGTTATTTCTACCCTCATGGGTATCCTGCTGACCCTGGGTCTGGGCGATATGCTGATGGGTGAAGGCAAGCAAGGGTTCCAGTATATCCAGGAATACACTGGTTTTGTATCCCCCGGTATCTTCGCCATGTTCCTGCTCGGCTTCTTCTGGAAGAAAAGCACTTCCAATGCGGCGCTGTTCGCTACCATTGGTGGTTTTCTCTTCTCCGTCATCCTCAAATTCCTGCCGGGCCTGGTGAATCTTGAATTCCTGCATCCCATCGGCTTTGCTGTGGAAAATGCAAAAGGTGTGTTCGAGATCCCCTTCCTGGACCGGATGGCCATTGTTTTCATCCTTTGTATGCTGGGTATGTATATTATCAGCATGGTTGAACATAAGAAAGGCGTTAAGACCAACGGCCTGGAAATTGACCCCAAAATGTTCAGGACCTCTACCGGCTTTGCTGTGGGCGCCCTGATCATCATTGGTCTGCTGGTAGCCTTGTATACCGCTTTCTGGTAA
- a CDS encoding TolC family protein, translated as MPSRLPLLCCAILLIARTGLARQQPAYSLQDIIEKARSCSYSAKLVATQQEVSYYQFLTYKSDFRPQVSFYGNAPVYNKEYYAVRQPDGSITYQHIRQNNSSIGFGISQQLPFTGGTISLNTDLARFDDFEAKRKQYNGTPVYLQFNQPLFAVNTLKWNRLIEPMKYEEAKRQFVAEKENIAQQVTSLYFIVLTAQSNIDIAQSNLLITKENYAIEKKRIDLGTTTEDKLLQLELQSLKSKQELDRATYDYTIAQLNLKTYIGCQEEGELILKEPEYIPVLNISLPDALSYAKKNRPEFIAFQRKLKEAQRDVAVAKAAKQQVSLVASYGLNNIGGQVGDVYQNPNNQQRFSIGFNIPILDWGRRNARYNTAKAMEKLAETTNEFDEVNINQAITTLIKNIELLGANITLAQKTAAVAQRRYTIAHGLYQLGKLTVTDLSLAQSEKDNSQRNYINALRDFWDGYYLLRKLTLFDFEKQAPLLSQEANR; from the coding sequence ATGCCCAGTCGTCTGCCTCTCCTGTGTTGTGCGATATTATTGATTGCCAGGACCGGGCTGGCCCGGCAGCAGCCGGCGTACTCCTTACAGGACATAATAGAAAAAGCCCGGTCCTGCTCGTATAGCGCAAAGCTGGTGGCAACACAGCAGGAGGTCAGCTATTACCAGTTCCTGACCTACAAAAGTGATTTCAGGCCGCAGGTATCATTCTATGGCAATGCGCCCGTATACAATAAGGAATACTATGCGGTGCGGCAGCCGGACGGTTCCATTACTTACCAGCATATCCGGCAGAACAATAGCTCCATCGGTTTTGGGATCAGCCAGCAGCTGCCGTTTACGGGAGGAACCATTTCCCTGAATACAGACCTTGCCCGCTTTGATGATTTTGAGGCCAAAAGAAAGCAATACAATGGCACGCCGGTGTACCTGCAGTTCAACCAACCCTTGTTTGCGGTCAATACATTAAAATGGAACAGGCTCATAGAACCCATGAAATATGAGGAGGCTAAAAGGCAGTTTGTCGCTGAAAAGGAGAATATCGCCCAGCAGGTTACCAGCTTGTATTTTATTGTACTGACCGCCCAGAGCAATATTGATATTGCGCAAAGCAACCTGCTGATCACGAAGGAGAATTACGCCATTGAAAAGAAGCGGATCGACCTCGGCACTACTACGGAGGATAAATTACTGCAGCTGGAATTGCAGAGCCTGAAGAGTAAACAGGAGCTGGACAGAGCTACCTATGATTATACCATTGCCCAGCTGAACCTGAAAACCTATATCGGTTGCCAGGAAGAGGGGGAGCTGATCCTGAAGGAACCTGAATATATTCCTGTTTTGAACATCAGTCTGCCGGACGCTCTCAGCTATGCCAAAAAGAACAGGCCTGAGTTCATAGCCTTTCAAAGGAAACTGAAAGAAGCGCAAAGGGATGTAGCCGTTGCAAAGGCTGCCAAACAGCAGGTCAGCCTGGTGGCCAGCTATGGCCTTAATAATATTGGCGGTCAGGTGGGGGACGTATACCAGAACCCCAACAACCAGCAAAGGTTCAGCATTGGCTTTAATATCCCTATCCTGGACTGGGGGCGCAGGAATGCCCGGTACAATACCGCCAAAGCGATGGAAAAGCTGGCGGAGACCACCAACGAGTTTGATGAGGTCAATATTAACCAGGCCATCACCACCCTGATCAAAAATATAGAGCTGCTGGGGGCAAATATCACGCTGGCCCAAAAGACCGCAGCTGTGGCGCAACGCCGGTATACCATTGCCCATGGGCTCTACCAGCTGGGTAAGTTAACGGTGACGGACCTGAGCCTGGCCCAGTCGGAAAAGGACAATAGCCAGCGGAACTATATCAATGCCCTGAGGGATTTCTGGGACGGCTACTACCTGCTAAGGAAGCTGACACTCTTCGATTTTGAAAAACAGGCGCCCCTGTTAAGCCAGGAAGCTAACCGCTGA